CTTACAAATGGTACGATGAGAACAGAAAGATCGGTGGTAAAACCATGAAGGAACTCTTCCGGTTTGCGGTGTCTTACTGGCACACCTTCTGCGGAACCGGCGGCGACCCATTCGGTCCGGGCACCAAACAATTCCCATGGCTTACAGCGCCAGATGCTGTGCAGAGTGCGAAAGACAAAATGGATGCAGCGTTTGAATTCATTACCAAACTGGGTCTTCCTTACTACTGCTTTCACGATGTAGACCTGGTAGACGAAGGTGCAAACATTGCTGAATACGAAAGCCGCATGCAGGCAATCGTAGCGTATGCAAAAGAAAAACAAAAAGCCAGTGGTGTAAAACTGCTCTGGGGTACTGCGAATGTATTCAGCAATCCCCGGTATATGAACGGTGCCAGTACCAACCCTGACTTTTCTGTAGTTGCATATGCAGGTACACAGGTAAAGAACTCCCTGGATGCGACTATCGCACTGGATGGTGAAAACTATGTATTCTGGGGTGGCCGCGAAGGTTACATGACCCTGCTGAACACTGATATGAAGCGTGAGCAGGACCACCTGGCGAAATTCCTTGGCATGGCGCGTGACTATGCACGCAAACAAGGTTTCAAGGGTACGTTCTTCATCGAGCCTAAACCTTGTGAGCCTACCAAACACCAGTACGATTATGATTCAGCTACTGTGATCGGTTTCCTCCGTCACTATGGTCTGGACAAGGATTTCAAACTGAACATTGAAGTAAACCATGCTACACTGGCAGGTCATACCTTCCAGCATGAGCTGCAGGTGGCCGTTGATGGTGGGTTCCTGGGCAGCATTGATGCGAACCGTGGTGATACACAAAATGGTTGGGATACTGACCAGTTCCCAATGAACCTGAATGACCTGATCGAAGCGATGCTGGTGATTTTACCAGCGGGTGGATTTGCAGGTGGTGGTGTGAACTTCGATGCGAAAGCACGTCGTAACTCTACAGACCTGGAAGACATTTTCCATGCACACATCGGTGGTATCGATTCATTTGCACGCGCAGCGATCGTAGCTGAAAAGATCCTGGAGCAGTCTCCTTACAAACAATTCCGTAAAGACCGTTATGCATCATTTGATAGCGGTAAAGGAAAGGAATTTGAAGATGGTAAACTGACGCTGGAAGATCTGCGCAGCATTGCAATTGCGAATGGCGAGCCAAAGATGATCAGTGGCAGACAGGAATGGTTAGAAAATATCATCAATCAGTATATCTAAATTTAACTGATTATATAGAAGGGCCGCTACATTGTAGCGGCCTTTTTTGTGTAACTTGGTATTATATCCAATTCAACACTATGTTTTCCATTCAAACATATCATCAATCAGGCTTTGATATTATCGCTCTTATCGATGGCGACACTGGTACACGGGCAGAAATCATTCCGGCACACAGCGCATTGCTGCATGCGTTTAAAATACCGTATGGAGAAAATTTCCTGAACATTATCGATAGTTATGAAAGTCTGGAGGATTACAAGGTGAACCTGCCGGAATACTATAAGAGCGCCAAGCTAAGTCCTTTCGCTTGTCGCATTCCTTCCGGCACCTATCGCTGGGAAGAACAGGATTATACTATTGTCAAAACACTCAGTTCCGGCAATGCCATTCATGGTCTGCTCTTCGATGTACCGTTTGAAATAGTGAGCCAGAGAGCTGATGAAAAAGGTGCGGTGCTGACATTGCGCCATACTTATACAGGGAATGATGCAGGATATCCGTTCCCCTATGACTGTGAGGTGAAGTATCACCTGGAACCCGGTCAGCAGCTACGTATCTCAACTTTTATACTGAACAATGCAGACAGGCCTATTCCTGTTATGGACGGTTGGCATCCTTATTTTAGTACAGGTACCCCGGTCGATGAGCTGGAATTGCAATTTGCTTCGGAACAAATAGTAGAATTTAATGCGCAACTGATACCAACCGGCAATGTGTTGCCTTACGACAGGTTCCTGGAAGCCCAAAGTCTGGCAGGCATACCGCTGGACAACAGTTTTGTTTTAGATTTCAGCAGGCATAGCGCCCTGGCCACACTGCGGGATCCGCGGAAACGGGTATTGATCCATTTTTACCCGGAACCATGTTATCCGATCTTACAGATCTATATCCCTAATCACCGCAACAGTATTGCGATTGAGCACCTCACCGGTGCCCCGAATGCCTTTAATAACGGCATGGGGCTGGTGACGCTGGAACCCGGTGAAGAACGGGTATTCAGCACAGCCATCACAGCTATAGCATATTAGTAACTTGTCTCCTCTGGCATAGTCTTTGAATTTTGTAAAGCATTGTTTCACCCAAAAAAGTTAATGTTATGGATACTTTACAAATAAAAGGTGCCTGGAACGAGATTAAGGGCAAGATTAAACAGAAATACGCAGATCTGACGGACGATGATTTGTTGTATGAAGAAGGACAGGAAGATCGGTTGATCGGTAAAATTCAGCAAAAGCTTGGCAAGAGCAGGGACGAAGTTATTAAAATGCTAAAATCTGTGTAAAATGGGAAGTCTATTATATATTATTGCGGTAATACTTATTATCGGTTGGTTGTTAGGCTTCTTTGTATATTCCGCAGGTGGGTTAATCCACATTCTGTTGGTAATAGCGATTATAGCCATTCTTTTACAGGTAATAAGAGGGTCCAGTTGAGTAATCATACTTTAACTGTGGCAAAATAATCATGTAAAATCCCCCTGGCAACGGGGGGATTTTTAGTTTTTTTAAGGAACTTGGTGGAATAAACAGAACAGATATATGAAACAATTGCCCTTATTGCTCCTGCTGGTACTTTGCAGTCTACTGGCAGAAAAGAGCCAGGCACAGGTTACCCTCACCGGTACGATTATAGACAAGGAGAATGGATTAGTACTGCCATACGCAAGTATTACAAACAAGACAACCGGGCGAAGGTCCTATTCTGATAAGGGCGGTTTTTACAAGATTTCAGCGAAGAAGGGAGACATGGTAGTGTTTGCTTTTCTTGGGTACAATCCCGATAGCCTGTTAGTCAGTGCCGACAATGGGATCGTAACGAGGGAGATTCACCTGGTAGTAGAAAGCCGGCAATTGCATGGGGTAGAGGTGACCACGAAATTCACACCTTATCAGCTGGACTCCATCAACAGGCGGGATCTGTTCGGGTATATACTGGATAATCCTAACAAGCCATTGGCAGGTGGTAGTACACCGGTAGGCGCAGGGATCGTGTTTAGTCCATTCACCCGGTATTCAAGAAGGGAGAAACAGAAGCGAGAGTTCAAGAAGATTTATGCCAAGGCTGAAAAGGACAGATACATCGATTCAAGGTATACTCCGTTATTTGTGAGTAGGGTGACCACATTGAAAGGTGATAGCCTGAGACTGTTTATGATGGAGAATTATCCTGACTATGATACGCTGAGAATGATGCCGACAGAGGATCTGATGTATTGGATTACGGATAAGTATAAAGCGTGGAAGAAGTAGTGAAAAAGAAATATCAGCAAAAATTCAATAAAGGTATTTTGTTTTAGAAAACTCATTAAATAAGAACGGCCACCCTGAATCCAGAGTGGCCGTTTTGGTTGCAGAGGCCAATAGAAAAAATATATTATCAGTTGTAGACTTTCACCATATATACGAAGTCTTCCAGCTTTTTGATCTGTTCTACGCGGGTCAGATTCTCAAGGCGATTCTTGTGATTCCATTTACCCATCTTTTCTTTCGGCATTTCTTCCAGCAGGCGTTTCAGCTGTGCTGATTTCACTGCGAAAGCAATCCCGTCAGCAGTTGTTTGTTTGCCGGTTACAATACCTACTACATCACCCTTTGCATCCATCAGCGGTGCACCACTGTTGCCTGGGTTTACAGGTATAGAAACCTGGTAAGCGGCAGAGTCTCCATTGAAACCAGTCTGTGCACTGATATAACCTTCTCCATAAACAATCTCGTCACGTGGATAACCCAGTGTAAAGACTTTCTCGCCACGCAGGGCTTTCTGGAATTTTACAGAATAAGGAATAGGCTGGCTTCTGAAGGTGCTATCTGTGATCTTTAAGATCGCCAGATCGCTGGAGATGTCTTCGAATACGCTGGTAGCTTTGTAAGCTTCCCCTTTGGTATTCTGGATATAGATAGAATCAGCACCTGCAACCACATGGTAGTTAGTGACCACATACCCATTGTCGGTAATGGCAAAACCTGTGCCTCCGTAAGTGCCGGGGTTGACAGGTAACCGTTTCTTGTTATTAATATCGTTGATAAGGGCGTTCTGAGAGCGCTGAATATTGTTCAGCACCCGTCTTACATCCTCATATTGTGCGGTAGTTTTTTGCCTGTTAGCTTTCTGGATAAGTGCGATCGTGCTCAGCGAGGTAACGAGGGCGATACAGGCAGCGGCCGCAACGTTAGTAAGCAACCTTCTGCGGAAAGGGATAACCCTGGCTGGAGCAGGAGAGGCTGCATTGCGCAGCATGTCCATATCGAGGGAGGCATGGATATGATCCATTTTCTCCTGTAGCGCCAATCTGCGGCCGTAACTTTCCAGCTGTGCCGTAATGTGCTGATGGGCTTTCAACTGCTCATTTACTACCGGGTTGGATTGACACAGCGCTTCGAATGCAGTTTTTTCCTGCATATTCATGTCGCCTTCCAGATAGCGTTCAATATCACGAATTAAATTTGTATCATTCATCGCCTGTAAACCACTTTGCGGGTCCTGTAGGGGCCCTATAATTTATATTTATCAAAAAAGAGTTTCTTCAATCGCATCAGGCACTTATACTTCTGATTCTTTGCATTTTCCGCGTTTGTGTACCCGAATTTCTCTGCTATATCTGCCATGGAGAGTTTCCTGATATAATAATCTTCCAGGATGGTCTTGCAGGGTTCTCCCATGTTACCCAAAGATTGCTCCATGATGCGGAACTGTTCGTCCTTTTTATCATGGTCTTCCATGTGGTTGTCTGCCGGTATTACTGCTTCCAATTCCTCCGGCAGGGAGAGCTGCCAGCTGCCTGACTGGAGTTTTTTGAGCCAGAGGTGGCGGCAGATGGCGTATAAATAGGTCTTGAGTTTACTATAGAGATCAAATTCGCTTGTCTGTGCTTTCTCATATAGTACGATCATGGCCTCCTGGAAAAGATCTTTTGCATCATCCTCAGAACCTTTATGCTGTAAAACCATTCTTAATACGGCCGGAAAATTTTCCACGTAAATGGTAGACAGCGCTTTATCGTCATTCCGGGTAAGTCCCAGTAATAATTCCCGATCCCTTTCTATGTTCAGATTATGCTTCACTTATTAATACTATTATATCGCTTTGGTAACCCAAAGTAGGGGAAAAAAAATAAGTTTTCAGCCATGTGATAGATGCAGACTGCCATCTTTTTTCATATAAACTTATAATTTATATAATTAAAAACCTTGCCTATGGCTGGTTTTATTTAAAAAATAGATTTTTTGAAAAATATTTCTGAAAAGCTGGGTTACCTTTCTTTCATCCTGGTATAAAGAAGAAACAATATTTCAAAAAACCTAAAAAATAAAAAAATGAAGAACGCACTGAAAATTGGTTTCTTAGCATTAGCACTGGGTGTATTTGTAACTGCATGTGGCGGTGGCGCAAGCGAAACTGCTACTGATTCTACAGCTGCAGCTACACAGGCAATCGATTCAGTAGCAAACGCTGCTAACGATTCTATCACTGCTAAAGCTGATACCGCTAAAGCTGCAACCGATTCTATCGCTGCTGCTGCTAAAGATTCAGTTAAGCACTAATCTTACTCCGCAAGCAATAAAGCTTTTTATATGCCGCTCTGCAACCGTAGGGCGGTTTTTTTTTATCTACAGGGGTAGGGAAGCCATCATTTTTGAATAAATCATTGAATTTCCGGTCTTTTATTGAACAGAATGTAATTTTTAATAAAAGTGCTTGGACAATTCAAATCCTGATGTATTTTTGTTGGGCAATTCAAGCAAATTATGATACAGCAAACAACCTTTGGTTACTTTTATGGTTTCTACTTTTTCTGGTACCAGAATTAGGGAGGTCGTTTGTAGTACTTAAACATAAAAAGAAACTAACAAAAAGGCCTCCCGATAAGGGAGGCCTTCTTTTTTTTAAATAACTCGATATATGTTACGCCGTTTCAGTCTTTACTTCTTTTACTTTTTTTACTTTTTCTTTTACGTCGTAAAGGCCGGGACTCTCTTGTAAAAAATGCACTAAACATATAACTGCACTTTAAAGGGTCCCGGCTCAACCGGGGCCCTTTTTCATTTTATCCGGTAGTTGTTGTAGCAACTATCAAATACAAACAAATCAAATTAAACGATGCACATCGCAATTCAGGGATTCGAAGGGTGTTTTCACCAAATAGCGGCACAAGGATACTATGGAAAGGATATAACGATCGAATGTTGTGCTTCATTCGCGGAATTGATTAAAAAAGTAAAAACGCAGGTAGCCGATGCAGGTGTGATGGCCATCGAAAACTCGATTGCCGGAAGTATTCTTCCAAACTACACGCTGCTGAAAAACTCGAACCTGCATGTGGTAGGAGAAGTATACCTGCATATCAAACAGCATCTGATGGCGCTACCCGGTACGCCATTGGACGATATCAGGGAAGTACACAGTCATCATATGGCGCTGTTGCAGTGTACTGACTTCCTGGACAAGTATCCGCAAATGAAGCTGGTGGAAACTGAAGATACCGCCCTGAGTGCAAAACATGTGGCTACCAAGAAATTGAAAACCACAGCAGCTATCGCGGGCAAACTGGCAGCTGAAATTTATGGTCTGGAAATCATTGCACCAAACATCCATACCATCAAAAATAACTATACCCGTTTTCTGGTGATCTCTCCAAATGGGGTAGAACCTGCGGCCGATTCCAACAAAGCATCTGTATACTTCCAGACGTCTCACGAATCTGGTAGTCTGGCAAAGGTGCTGACACAGGTAGCAAGTACAGGTATTAACCTGAGCAAACTGCAGTCTTTCCCAATGCCAACCAAAGAGTGGAACTATTATTTCCATGCCGATTTCGAATTCGAAGATCTGGCTACTTTCCAGAAAGGCATCAGCAAAATCACACCGCTGACTGAACATCTGAAAGTGCTCGGTATCTACAAAAAAGGCAAAACATTATAATCCTATTTTTCAATCTTACGATATGAACTTACAGGTAGCAAAACGGTTGCAACAAACAGAAGAATACTACTTCTCCAAAAAACTGAGAGAAATAGATGAAATGAACAGGGCTGGTGCCAAAGTGATCAACCTTGGTATTGGTAGTCCTGATCTGCCCCCGCATCCTTCTGTGATCGAGGCATTGACTGACAATGCTCATCGCCCCGATACGCATGCCTATCAAGGGTACAAAGGGATCCCTGCTTTGCGCCAGGCAATGGCCAGCTGGTATCAGCGCTACTACAGCGTGACCCTGGACCCTGAGAAAGAAGTATTGCCACTGATCGGTTCCAAAGAAGGTATTATGCACATATGCATGACCTACCTGCAGGAAGGTGATGAAGCCCTGGTACCCAACCCGGGTTACCCTACCTACCGTTCTGCTGTGAACCTGAGTGGTGCTACCGTAAGAGACTATGACCTGGAAGAAAAAAACGGATGGTTGCCTGATCTCGATGCACTGGCTAAAACTGACCTGAGCAAGGTGAAACTGATGTGGGTAAACTATCCGCATATGCCAACCGGTGCCCGTTTCAACACTACCTTTGCAGAAAAGCTGATCAGATTTGCCAACGATCATAATATCCTCATCTGCCACGACAATCCTTACAGCTTTATCCTGAATGCACAGCCACAAAGCTTATTGCAAACACCAGGGGCGAAGGATGTGGTACTGGAACTGAACTCACTGAGCAAATCATCTAACATGGCCGGATGGCGCGTGGGTATGCTGGTGGGTAAACAGGAGTGGATCAACGAGGTACTGCGTTTCAAAAGTAATATGGATTCCGGTATGTTCCAGCCATTGCAAATGGCCGCTGTAAAAGCACTGGAACTGGGGCCTGAATGGTATGCAGCGCTAAATGAGATCTATACCGGCCGCCGTCAGAAAGTATTTGAACTGCTGGAATTGCTGAACTGTACTTTTGATCGTGACCAGGTAGGTATGTTCGTATGGGCTAAGATACCAGCAACTGCGAAAGACGGATTTACTGTGACGGACGAAATTCTGCAGAAAGCGCAGGTATTTATCACACCGGGTGGTATCTTCGGTAGTAACGGTAACGGATATATAAGGGTGAGCCTTTGTAAAGATGAAAAAGTATTTGACGAAGTGTTGCAACGGATCAGGGCAATTAAATAAACAGACAAAGTTATGATCGTAACGATAGTTGGTACTGGTTTAATCGGTGGATCTCTGGCCATCAGCCTGAGAACAAAGAGTGTGGCCACCCACATCATCGGTGTGGACCACAACGAAGATAATCTTAAAAAGGCGCAGGAGCTTGGCATCATCGATGAAGGTGCTACCCTGGAAGCAGCCATGCAGCGTTCAACAGTGGTCATACTTGCAATACCTGTAGACGGTTTGCTGAAAGTGTTGCCTGCTATATTGGATAACGCGGGACCACAACAGGTGATCATGGATGTGGGCTCTACAAAAGAAAAAATATTAGCACTCGTTGCCGGTCATCCCCACAGAGGACGCTTTGTAGCTGCCCACCCGATGGCCGGCACGGAGTATTCCGGCCCCGAAGCTGCCATACCGAACCTCTTCACCAACAAGACCATGGTGCTGTGCGATGTGAAAAACAGTGATGAAGACGCCGTGGAAATTGTTGAGGATATGGTAGACAAACTGCAGATGCGTCTCGTATATATGAATGCGGAAGAGCATGACCTGCATACAGCCTACGTATCGCACATCTCTCACATCACCTCCTTTGCACTGGCACTGACCGTACTGCAAAAGGAAAAAGAGCACGGACGGATCTTTGAACTGGCAAGTGGTGGTTTTGAATCAACCGTACGTCTGGCCAAGAGCTCTCCTGATATGTGGGTACCGATCTTTAAGCATAACCGTCATAATGTGCTGGATGTACTGGATGAACATATCCACCAGCTGCAACAGATGAAGGACCTGCTGGAAAATGAAGATTATGACGCTTTTTATAAACTGATCCAGAAATCAAATAAGATCAGAAAGATCTTAAAATAAGTAATCAATCGTTCGTGGGCTATAGTCGATGGCTCATAGCAACAAACCAAATAATCAAATCAAACACTATGGACTATCGACTATAGTCTGTGGACTAAAAAACTACAACGATGGTATTAGCAGACATCCTCTCCAACACGAAATTCTCTGATCCGGGCTCAGATAAGAAGCCGTTGATCATTTCCGGCCCTTGCAGCGCTGAAACTGAAGAGCAGGTACTTGAAACCGCACAGCGCCTGGCTAAGACAGGTAAAGTAGATGTACTGCGTGCTGGCATCTGGAAACCACGTACCCGCCCAGGTTCCTTCGAAGGTATTGGTGTACAGGGTCTGCCATGGTTACAGAAAGCAAAAGCCCTGACCGGTTTACCAGTAGCTGTGGAAGTAGCTACCCGTCAGCAGGTGGAAGAAGCCCTGGCACATGATGTAGATATCCTGTGGATTGGTGCACGTACCACTGTGAACCCATTCTCTGTGCAGGAAGTAGCTGATGCGCTGAAAGGTGTGGATACAACTGTATTGATCAAGAACCCAATCAACCCGGACCTGGAACTGTGGGTAGGTGCAGTAGAGCGTGTGCGTAACTCCGGCATTACCAAAATTGGTCTGATCCACCGTGGATTCTCCAGCTATGGCAATACTGAATACCGTAATGCACCGATGTGGCACCTGCCAATCGAAATGAAACGTCGTATGCCAGAACTGCCTATCGTGTGCGATCCTAGTCACATTGGTGGTCGTCGTGACATACTGCAGGAAATCGGTCAGGAAGCAATCGACCTGGATTACGATGGTCTGATGCTGGAATCACATATTGATCCGGACAAAGCATGGAGCGATGCGAAACAACAGGTTACTCCTGAAAGACTGGCAGAAATTTTGGATGGTATCAAGTGGCGCCATGAACGTACCGATGTAAAAGAATTCAACTCTGCACTGGATAAACTGCGTGGTCAGATCAACCAGATTGATGATGAAATTCTGCTGTTGCTGGGCAATCGTATGAAGATTGCTGAGAAGATTGGTCTCTACAAGAAAGAGAACAACGTGACCATCCTGCAAACGAACCGCTGGAATGAAATCCTGGAGCGTGGTATCGCTAAGGGTGACAAACTGGGTCTGACAAAGGATTTCATCCTGAAATACTTCGATGCAGTTCACCTGGAATCAATCAACAGGCAGAACAGAGTAATGAACGAAGGCAAATAAATGGCGTCCTGAGTAATCAGGCACAACCATACATCATTATATGAGAACATTATCTTACCAGTTCCAGCACAGTGCTACCAAATATTACCTGGGAGAGAGCCTCCACCAGCTGGGCAATTATGCAGATCCATCCCGTACCGTACTGGTTGTGGATGATAATGTGGATAAACTCCACGGAATGAAATTGCAGGGTTGGAGGAAGCTGGTGATTCCGGATGGAGAAGAGAATAAAAGTGAGGAAGTACTCGAACAGATCATTGATGGGCTCATAGAGCTGGAAGCTGACCGCAAGACTATGCTCGTTGGTATAGGCGGTGGCATGACCACAGATTTAACAGGTTATGCCGCCAGCATATATATGCGTGGTATGCCGGTAGGTTTCGTACCTACTACGCTGCTCGCACAGGTAGATGCATCTATCGGTGGCAAGAACGGTATCAACCATGGTAAACATAAGAATATGCTGGGCACCATCCGGCAACCGGAGTTTATCCTGTTTGACTATTCACTGCCACTGACCATGCCTGACGAAGAATGGCATAATGGTTTTGCGGAGATCATTAAGTATGCCTGCATCATGGATGCAGGTATGTTCACTTACCTCGAAGAAAACCGGGATAAGGCCATGCAAAAGGATGTAGCCGTTCTGGAATACCTGGTAGAACGCTCTGTAGAGCTGAAGACCAAGGTAGTACTGGAAGATGAATTTGAGCAGGCGTCTCGTCGCTGGCTCAACTTTGGCCACACCCTGGGGCATGCAGTAGAAAAAATTGAGAACATCGCCCATGGTAAAGCGGTGGCAATCGGGATGGTGGCAGCAGCCAAAATTTCTGAGAAGCTCTCTACTTTGCCAGTAGAACAAACAAACCGGTTGATCAGGCTGATCAATGATTACCAGTTGCCGGTGACCCTGACTTCCAACAAAGAAGAGATGTATGACATCTTCAAGCTGGATAAGAAAAGGGAAAAGGATGCGATCAATTTTGTGCTGCTGGAACAATTAGGTAGCGCGCATACAAAGGCTGTACCGCTGGCAACGCTGAAGCAGTTGCTGGAGGAGCTATAAACAACCAAACACACACATGCAAGTAACAATATTACCCGGCAGCATTCATGGCACCGTAACTGCCAATCCTTCCAAAAGCGCTATGCAAAGGGCAGTAGCCGCAGCGTTGCTGAGCAATGGTAAAAGCATTATCCGGAATCCGGGCTTGAGCAATGACTGTCTCGCAGCACTGGATGTAGCCAGCAAACTGGGTGCAACTATCAATCGTCAGGAAGATTATATCGGGATTACCAGCAATGGTATTCACCCGGTACAGTCTGCAGATAACGAAATTAATTGTGGAGAATCCGGTCTTGGTATCCGCATGTTTACACCGATCGCATCTTTGTCTGCACTGCCTATTACCATCAATGGTCATGGTAGTCTGACCACCCGTCCTATGAACTTCTTCGAAGAAGTTTTACCACAGGTGGGGGTAAAGATCAGCAGCCGTGAGGGCAAGCTGCCTTTGCACATTCAGGGCCCATTACAGGCGCAGAATATTACGATTGATGGTTCACTTAGCTCACAGTTCTTAACAGGCTTATTAATGGCCTTTGGTGCTGTTGCAGAAGATGTGACTATCACCGTTAAAGACCTGAAGAGTAAACCTTATATCGCCCTTACCCTGCAGCTCATGGAGCAATTTGGGGTACAGGTGAAAGAGGAGAACTTTGAGCGTTTCTCATTTGGTAAGAAACAGGCATATAAAGCCGGCGAATATACTGTAGAAGGAGATTGGAGCGGTGCTGCGTTCCTGCTGGTGGCTGCTGCTGTAGCTGGTAAGGCAGAGGTACACCACCTCAATACACAATCTGCACAATCTGATAAAGCGATACTGGAAGCACTGGAAAAAGCAGGCGCTGGTCTGATGTCAGGTGTATTCACTGTGAATGTGGAAAAGCAACAATTAAAAGCGTTTGATTTCGATGCGACTGATTGTCCTGATCTGTTCCCTCCACTGGTAGCGCTGGCAGCTAATTGCGAAGGCACTACGAAAATACTGGGTGTGAGCAGGCTGGCACACAAGGAAAGTGACCGTGGTAAAACCTTACAGGAAGAATTTGGTAAACTGGGTATCAGTATTGACCTGCATGGCGATGAAATGCTGGTGCATGGTGGTACTGGTATTACCGGTGGTACTGTTCGCTCTCACAATGATCACAGGATTGCCATGGCATGTGCAGTAGCTGCACTGACAGCGAGTGGTCCGGTAGTGATTGAAGATGCGGAGGCGATTAACAAATCTTATCCTGAATTTTACGAACATTTGCAGAAGTTAGGCGGTGTAGTAAAACAGGAAGGAGCCACCAGTCAGGTACATTAACACGACATTGATAAATCAGCATACTAATGAACAGTTTCGGTAGATTATTCCGGGTAAATGTTTTTGGAGAGTCGCATGG
This Chitinophaga sancti DNA region includes the following protein-coding sequences:
- the xylA gene encoding xylose isomerase; this encodes MSITIGNKEYFKGIGKIAYEGPQSNNPFAYKWYDENRKIGGKTMKELFRFAVSYWHTFCGTGGDPFGPGTKQFPWLTAPDAVQSAKDKMDAAFEFITKLGLPYYCFHDVDLVDEGANIAEYESRMQAIVAYAKEKQKASGVKLLWGTANVFSNPRYMNGASTNPDFSVVAYAGTQVKNSLDATIALDGENYVFWGGREGYMTLLNTDMKREQDHLAKFLGMARDYARKQGFKGTFFIEPKPCEPTKHQYDYDSATVIGFLRHYGLDKDFKLNIEVNHATLAGHTFQHELQVAVDGGFLGSIDANRGDTQNGWDTDQFPMNLNDLIEAMLVILPAGGFAGGGVNFDAKARRNSTDLEDIFHAHIGGIDSFARAAIVAEKILEQSPYKQFRKDRYASFDSGKGKEFEDGKLTLEDLRSIAIANGEPKMISGRQEWLENIINQYI
- a CDS encoding aldose 1-epimerase, with the translated sequence MFSIQTYHQSGFDIIALIDGDTGTRAEIIPAHSALLHAFKIPYGENFLNIIDSYESLEDYKVNLPEYYKSAKLSPFACRIPSGTYRWEEQDYTIVKTLSSGNAIHGLLFDVPFEIVSQRADEKGAVLTLRHTYTGNDAGYPFPYDCEVKYHLEPGQQLRISTFILNNADRPIPVMDGWHPYFSTGTPVDELELQFASEQIVEFNAQLIPTGNVLPYDRFLEAQSLAGIPLDNSFVLDFSRHSALATLRDPRKRVLIHFYPEPCYPILQIYIPNHRNSIAIEHLTGAPNAFNNGMGLVTLEPGEERVFSTAITAIAY
- a CDS encoding CsbD family protein, which produces MDTLQIKGAWNEIKGKIKQKYADLTDDDLLYEEGQEDRLIGKIQQKLGKSRDEVIKMLKSV
- a CDS encoding lmo0937 family membrane protein, with protein sequence MGSLLYIIAVILIIGWLLGFFVYSAGGLIHILLVIAIIAILLQVIRGSS
- a CDS encoding carboxypeptidase-like regulatory domain-containing protein, encoding MKQLPLLLLLVLCSLLAEKSQAQVTLTGTIIDKENGLVLPYASITNKTTGRRSYSDKGGFYKISAKKGDMVVFAFLGYNPDSLLVSADNGIVTREIHLVVESRQLHGVEVTTKFTPYQLDSINRRDLFGYILDNPNKPLAGGSTPVGAGIVFSPFTRYSRREKQKREFKKIYAKAEKDRYIDSRYTPLFVSRVTTLKGDSLRLFMMENYPDYDTLRMMPTEDLMYWITDKYKAWKK
- a CDS encoding S1C family serine protease, producing MNDTNLIRDIERYLEGDMNMQEKTAFEALCQSNPVVNEQLKAHQHITAQLESYGRRLALQEKMDHIHASLDMDMLRNAASPAPARVIPFRRRLLTNVAAAACIALVTSLSTIALIQKANRQKTTAQYEDVRRVLNNIQRSQNALINDINNKKRLPVNPGTYGGTGFAITDNGYVVTNYHVVAGADSIYIQNTKGEAYKATSVFEDISSDLAILKITDSTFRSQPIPYSVKFQKALRGEKVFTLGYPRDEIVYGEGYISAQTGFNGDSAAYQVSIPVNPGNSGAPLMDAKGDVVGIVTGKQTTADGIAFAVKSAQLKRLLEEMPKEKMGKWNHKNRLENLTRVEQIKKLEDFVYMVKVYN
- a CDS encoding RNA polymerase sigma factor, which translates into the protein MKHNLNIERDRELLLGLTRNDDKALSTIYVENFPAVLRMVLQHKGSEDDAKDLFQEAMIVLYEKAQTSEFDLYSKLKTYLYAICRHLWLKKLQSGSWQLSLPEELEAVIPADNHMEDHDKKDEQFRIMEQSLGNMGEPCKTILEDYYIRKLSMADIAEKFGYTNAENAKNQKYKCLMRLKKLFFDKYKL
- a CDS encoding prephenate dehydratase — protein: MHIAIQGFEGCFHQIAAQGYYGKDITIECCASFAELIKKVKTQVADAGVMAIENSIAGSILPNYTLLKNSNLHVVGEVYLHIKQHLMALPGTPLDDIREVHSHHMALLQCTDFLDKYPQMKLVETEDTALSAKHVATKKLKTTAAIAGKLAAEIYGLEIIAPNIHTIKNNYTRFLVISPNGVEPAADSNKASVYFQTSHESGSLAKVLTQVASTGINLSKLQSFPMPTKEWNYYFHADFEFEDLATFQKGISKITPLTEHLKVLGIYKKGKTL
- a CDS encoding pyridoxal phosphate-dependent aminotransferase encodes the protein MNLQVAKRLQQTEEYYFSKKLREIDEMNRAGAKVINLGIGSPDLPPHPSVIEALTDNAHRPDTHAYQGYKGIPALRQAMASWYQRYYSVTLDPEKEVLPLIGSKEGIMHICMTYLQEGDEALVPNPGYPTYRSAVNLSGATVRDYDLEEKNGWLPDLDALAKTDLSKVKLMWVNYPHMPTGARFNTTFAEKLIRFANDHNILICHDNPYSFILNAQPQSLLQTPGAKDVVLELNSLSKSSNMAGWRVGMLVGKQEWINEVLRFKSNMDSGMFQPLQMAAVKALELGPEWYAALNEIYTGRRQKVFELLELLNCTFDRDQVGMFVWAKIPATAKDGFTVTDEILQKAQVFITPGGIFGSNGNGYIRVSLCKDEKVFDEVLQRIRAIK
- a CDS encoding prephenate dehydrogenase → MIVTIVGTGLIGGSLAISLRTKSVATHIIGVDHNEDNLKKAQELGIIDEGATLEAAMQRSTVVILAIPVDGLLKVLPAILDNAGPQQVIMDVGSTKEKILALVAGHPHRGRFVAAHPMAGTEYSGPEAAIPNLFTNKTMVLCDVKNSDEDAVEIVEDMVDKLQMRLVYMNAEEHDLHTAYVSHISHITSFALALTVLQKEKEHGRIFELASGGFESTVRLAKSSPDMWVPIFKHNRHNVLDVLDEHIHQLQQMKDLLENEDYDAFYKLIQKSNKIRKILK